A segment of the Thermodesulfobacteriota bacterium genome:
GGCTCATGTTGGTGGGCGTGCCCCCGAACATGTCGGTGAGGATGAGGACGCCCTGCCCGGCGTCCAGGCGCCGCAACGCCTCCTCGATGCGCTTCTTCCCCTCGGCGGGGGGCTCGTCGTAGCGAAGGGAGACCGCCTCCACCCGCTCCATCGGTCCCACGATCCCCTCGGCAGCGCGGCACAGGGCAAAGCCCAGGTCCTGGTGGGCCGCGATGAGGATGCCGATCATGGGTTCTCCCCTGCCTGC
Coding sequences within it:
- a CDS encoding PTS fructose transporter subunit IIA, which encodes MIGILIAAHQDLGFALCRAAEGIVGPMERVEAVSLRYDEPPAEGKKRIEEALRRLDAGQGVLILTDMFGGTPTNMSLPFLEAGRVEVLTGVNLPMLVKAQAARAELGLGELAPFLRDVAARSIALASDLWNARPRPPG